One Oncorhynchus clarkii lewisi isolate Uvic-CL-2024 chromosome 32, UVic_Ocla_1.0, whole genome shotgun sequence DNA window includes the following coding sequences:
- the LOC139392411 gene encoding transient receptor potential cation channel, subfamily N, member 1 produces the protein MSETSSVNSGSSQRLLQLSLKGEWIALEQTIKGLDKGDPELTVIDEESGLSLLMIAVRENRLSAVDRLLELGGSPSERTKDGRTALHVAAAHSKEDIVKLLARKSDPDSLGGPKDQLPLHFAASRATPSLGTIQTLLKFSSKEARLVPDKDGCIPLLLAVEAGNVGIVRELLGTLSEPQLRAQKTVSGDAALHVCCRKTDLEMAKVLIENGANVDIQNEEGQTPLHIAAWEGDVLLLKLFYQSKANPNVTDKMDRSPLHIAAERGHTNVVEVLTEKFKSNVLARTKDGSTLMHVASQCGHPETALAFLKKGVPLHMPNKSGAMCLHAAAKQGHTAVVKSLLLKGAHVDTTTKDGLTGLHIAVQNCKPLVVQMLLGFGAQVQLNGGKAQETPLHIAARVKEGEKVAEMLLKSGADVNAEQENGETAMHVAARHGGLRMMRALKEEGGDLTWRSKAGENPLHVAVRHCHAHVVEDILTYLTSERSREEAQCCVSQGNRKGETSLHLAAELQKESVHREGEDVHIIKILMEYDADITAATRESCETPFHYCARVGNTDVLQEMLNSVPSSRLQMAVNKHSKNGWSPLLLASERGHTEVVRILLQNHARVDVFDEDGKAALHLAAERGHEDISDILLSHKAFVNAKTKLGLTPLHLGAQNGSASLVRQLVETHLASIDALSLTKQTPLHLAAISGQLDVCSSLLHLRADITATDIHGQTPLHLAAENDHSEVVKLFLKHRPELATLANVEGATCTHIAAAKGSLAVIRELLKFKQGGVTTLSNKTNGSCPLHLASAGGHTEVVKVLLEAGASVAEEDAEGMTAIHLAAKNGHTHIMDVLKGSISFKITSSKTGLTALHVAARFGQVDFVSEILTKVPATMRSDIPNSNSREGIPVQQPPSESGYTPLHLAAQSGHESVVRLLLNSPGVQADKVTDIQGSTPLHLAAQSGHMSVVGLLLSRSSSLLHLRDKQGRTCLHLASASGHVAMVRVLLGQGAEINHTEESGWTPLHYAAKAGCLDMVRFLVESGASASVECQGGRTPLQYAAGDNHQGTVSFLLRRQENNILRLLEDRKFVFDLMVCGKLNSNTTLEELVLHSAAPLDTAVRLSRALGLAALREKERYVDLQAAAHHCESLASDLLSMASSGGRGAGAVLRAVDHRGASVLDCLIEGRQKGVVAHPAVQKYMTEVWYGSLQWDSWRILLLFFGLLLCPPLWLFLSLPLKHRFNTIPIVKFMSYLVSHVFLLALFILTIAYPPLNPIHLGHLLPGWSEWLLLAWLGGMLVSELTQPGERHGLAWIRVLVLGFSAAALLCHLLALVLQLWPPSHLHCLFTRNVLLAVAMTLGFIQLLEFLTFHHLFGPWAIIISDLMKDLGRFAVILALFHTAFTMSLCAVYNATFVKPETAGHTPREVSVLLFFALFGLTEPKEMPTLVGSPPAAGVVAQLAFGIYLVVTVIVLINLLIAMMSDTYQRIQARSDTEWKFGRAVLIRDMSRKSGTPSPFNLFTNLFFFAKVLCKHGGKICSTEGRDLMTEEEDAEGLPDPRSLDIPAHTSLGWMRTNKRTQILPEDGQAQPLPSSSRLAGQVRVEQVTDWAVVVQRYLALRGQGDRGMQERDPGTGPAQHPD, from the exons CCCAAGGACCAGCTGCCTCTCCACTTTGCTGCCTCCCGAGCCACCCCATCCCTCGGTACCATTCAGACACTGCTCAAATTCTCCAGCAAAGAGGCCCGGCTCGTACCAGACAAG GATGGCTGCATTCCACTGCTCTTAGCCGTCGAAGCCGGGAATGTTGGAATCGTTAGGGAGCTCCTTGGAACTCTATCTGAGCCTCAGCTTAGGGCTCAGAAAACA GTTAGTGGAGATGCAGCTCTCCATGTCTGCTGCCGAAAGACGGACCTGGAGATGGCCAAAGTCCTCATTGAGAACGGGGCCAATGTAGACATCCAAAAT GAGGAAGGACAGACTCCTCTCCACATAGCTGCCTGGGAGGGAGATGTGCTGCTGCTGAAACTGTTCTACCAGAGCAAGGCCAACCCTAATGTCACTGACAAG ATGGACAGGTCACCTCTGCACATCGCTGCAGAGCGTGGCCACACCAACGTGGTGGAGGTCCTCACAGAGAAGTTCAAGTCCAACGTGTTGGCCAGAACTAAG GATGGCAGCACCCTGATGCATGTAGCCTCCCAGTGTGGACACCCAGAGACCGCCCTCGCCTTCCTGAAGAAAGGGGTCCCACTGCACATGCCCAATAAG TCAGGTGCAATGTGTCTCCATGCTGCAGCCAAGCAAGGTCACACGGCTGTAGTGAAGTCTCTTCTCCTGAAGGGGGCACACGTGGACACCACCACTAAAGACGGCCTGACGGGCCTACACATCGCTGTGCAGAACTGCAAGCCCCTCGTGGTGCAAATGCTACTGGGCTTTGGGGCTCAGGTCCAACTCAATGGAGGCAAG GCCCAGGAGACCCCGCTGCACATCGCTGCCAGAGTGAAGGAGGGGGAAAAGGTGGCTGAGATGCTGCTGAAGAGCGGGGCCGATGTCAACGCAGAGCAGGAG aATGGGGAGACGGCAATGCATGTTGCTGCTCGCCACGGTGGACTGCGGATGATGAGAGCCctgaaagaggagggaggagacctcACCTGGAGATCTAAG GCTGGAGAGAACCCTCTCCATGTCGCTGTGCGCCACTGTCATGCCCATGTGGTGGAGGATATTCTCACCTATCTGACCAGTGAGAGAAGCCGTGAGGAAGCCCAGTGCTGTGTGAGCCAGGGGAACAGG AAAGGGGAGACATCGTTGCACTTGGCTGCTGAGCTGCAGAAGGAGAGCGTCCACAGAGAAGGAGAAGACGTACACATTATCAAGATTCTGATGGAATATGACGCAGACATCACTGCCGCAACCAGAGAG TCCTGTGAGACTCCCTTTCACTACTGTGCCAGAGTGGGCAACACTGACGTCCTACAGGAGATGCTCAACAGTGTTCCCTCCAGTCGCCTGCAGATGGCAGTCAACAAGCACTCCAAG AACGGCTGGTCCCCGTTGTTATTGGCTTCTGAGAGAGGTCACACAGAGGTTGTTAGAATCCTGCTTCAGAACCACGCCAGGGTGGACGTCTTTgatgag GACGGCAAGGCAGCTCTCCACTTGGCAGCAGAGCGGGGCCATGAGGACATTTCTGACATTCTGCTGTCCCATAAGGCCTTTGTGAACGCCAAGACCAAGCTGGGCCTCACTCCACTACACCTGGGGGCCCAGAACGGCTCTGCCAGCCTGGTCAGACAACTGGTGGAGACACACCTGGCCAGCATCGACGCTCTCTCCCTG ACGAAGCAGACTCCTCTCCACCTCGCTGCCATCAGTGGACAGCTGGATGTGTGCAGCAGCCTGCTGCATCTCAGAGCAGACATCACTGCCACAGACATA CACGGCCAGACGCCCCTCCACCTGGCTGCAGAGAACGACCATTCTGAGGTGGTCAAGCTGTTCCTGAAGCACCGTCCAGAGCTGGCCACCCTGGCCAATGTGGAGGGGGCCACCTGCACCCATATCGCTGCGGCCAAGGGCAGCCTGGCCGTCATCAGGGAGCTGCTCAAGTTCAAACAGGGGGGAGTGACCACGCTGAGTaacaag ACCAATGGCTCCTGTCCTCTGCACCTGGCGTCTGCTGGGGGACACACCGAGGTGGTGAAGGTCCTCCTGGAGGCTGGGGCGTCTGTAGCTGAAGAGGACGCA GAAGGGATGACAGCCATTCACTTGGCAGCCAAGAACggtcacacacacatcatggACGTGCTGAAGGGAAGCATCTCCTTTAAGATCACCAGCTCCAAG ACAGGGTTGACTGCGTTGCATGTAGCAGCCCGTTTTGGTCAGGTGGACTTTGTCTCAGAGATCCTTACCAAGGTGCCAGCCACCATGCGCAGTGACATCCCAAACAGCAACAGTAGGGAGGGAATACCAGTGCAGCAGCCCCCTTCAGAG tcagGATACACTCCCCTGCACCTGGCTGCCCAGTCTGGCCATGAGAGTGTGGTGAGATTGCTGCTCAATTCCCCTGGTGTACAGGCAGACAAAGTGACAGACATACAG GGCTCCACCCCCCTTCACCTGGCGGCCCAGAGTGGTCACATGTCTGTGGTGGGGCTGCTGCTGAGCCGCTCCAGCTCTCTGCTGCACCTGAGGGACAAGCAGGGCCGCACCTGTTTGCACCTGGCCTCCGCCAGCGGCCACGTGGCCATGGTCAGAGTGCTGCTGGGCCAGGGGGCCGAGATCAACCACACCGAAGAG AGTGGCTGGACCCCACTCCACTACGCAGCCAAAGCAGGCTGTCTGGACATGGTGCGGTTCCTGGTGGAGAGTGGGGCGTCGGCCAGTGTAGAGTGCCAGGGGGGACGAACACCACTGCAGTACGCTGCCGGGGATAACCACCAGGGGACGGTTAGCTTCCTGCTACGACGACAAGAGAACAACATACTGAGACTGCTGGAGGACAGGAAG tttgTGTTTGACCTGATGGTGTGTGGGAAGCTGAACTCCAACACTACTCTGGAGGAGCTAGTTCTTCACTCCGCTGCTCCCCTGGACACGGCCGTGCGTCTGTCCCGAGCCCTGGGCCTGGCCGCCCTCAGGGAGAAGGAGCGCTACGTGGACCTCCAGGCAGCAGCCCACCACTGTGAAAGCCTGGCCTCCGACCTGCTCAGCATGGCCTCGAGCGGGGGGAGAGGGGCCGGCGCCGTACTCAGGGCGGTGGACCATAGAGGGGCCAGCGTGCTGGACTGCCTGATCGAGGGGAGGCAGAAGGGAGTGGTGGCCCACCCGGCTGTCCAGAAGTACATGACGGAGGTGTGGTATGGCAGTCTGCAGTGGGACTCCTGGAGGATCCTGCTGCTGTTTTTTGGCTTGCTGCTCTGCCCTCCACTGTGGCTGTTCCTCTCACTGCCTCTCAAACACAG GTTCAACACCATCCCCATCGTGAAGTTCATGAGCTACCTGGTGTCCCACGTCTTTCTCCTGGCCCTCTTCATCCTCACCATTGCCTACCCCCCGCTGAATCCCATCCACCTGGGTCACCTGCTGCCTGGATGGAGTGAGTGGCTGCTGCTGGCCTGGCTGGGGGGCATGCTGGTGTCTGAGCTCACCCAGCCAGGGGAGCGCCACGGCCTAGCCTGGATCCGAGTGCTTGTCCTGGGCTTCTCCGCCGCTGCCTTGCTCTGCCATCTCCTGGCCCTGGTTCTCCAGCTCTGGCCCCCCTCCCATCTCCACTGCCTTTTCACCCGGAACGTCCTACTAGCCGTGGCAATGACTCTAGGCTTCATCCAGCTGCTGGAGTTCCTGACCTTCCACCACCTGTTCGGCCCCTGGGCCATCATCATCAG TGACCTGATGAAGGATCTGGGAAGGTTTGCTGTCATCCTGGCACTCTTCCACACCGCCTTCACCATGAGCTTGTGTGCCGTCTACAATGCCACCTTTGTGAAGCCGGAGACAGCAGGCCACACCCCTCGGGAGGTGTCCGTCCTGCTCTTCTTTGCCCTATTCGGCCTGACGGAGCCTAAAGAAATGCCTACGTTGGTGGGCTCACCCCCGGCTGCCGGCGTGGTGGCCCAACTGGCGTTTGGCATCTACCTGGTGGTGACGGTGATCGTGCTGATCAACCTGCTCATTGCCATGATGAGTGACACCTACCAGCGCATTCAGGCCCGCTCGGACACTGAGTGGAAGTTTGGCCGGGCCGTGCTCATACGGGACATGAGTAGGAAGTCGGGCACGCCGTCTCCATTCAACCTCTTCACCAACCTCTTCTTCTTCGCCAAGGTGCTTTGCAAACATGGAG GTAAGATCTGCTCTACAGAGGGCCGGGACCTGATGACTGAAGAGGAGGATGCAGAGGGTCTGCCTGACCCACGCTCTCTGGACATACCAGCTCACACCTCCCTGGGCTGGATGAGGACCAACAAAAGGACACAGATCCTACCTGAGG ATGGCCAGGCCCAGCCCCTCCCCTCCAGCTCCAGGCTGGCTGGCCAGGTGCGTGTGGAGCAAGTGACAGACTGGGCTGTGGTAGTCCAACGCTACCTGGCGCtgagaggacagggggacagaggcATGCAGGAGAGGGACCCTGGTACTGGCCCTGCCCAGCACCCTGACTGA